Proteins encoded by one window of Lactobacillus sp. ESL0684:
- a CDS encoding YigZ family protein: MKEDYLTIKQTGNHELIIKKSRFIATIARTKSVNQAEQFITATSHKYHDATHNTYAYTLGLDDRQVKASDNGEPSGTAGVPELKALQLMKLKNVTVVVTRYFGGIKLGAGGLIRAYSNSVTEAVSNIGVVRRVLQQELIFQIPYNRLDEVKHFLQQKNIYIANINYGINVEIHLFTDIPEQEAVKSLLTNLLAGKISFTQGQSRYNEIDINEHDYHNQ; the protein is encoded by the coding sequence ATGAAAGAAGATTATTTAACAATTAAACAAACCGGCAATCATGAGCTAATCATTAAAAAAAGTCGATTTATTGCGACAATTGCCCGGACTAAATCTGTTAATCAGGCAGAGCAATTTATAACAGCTACTAGCCATAAATATCATGATGCAACACATAACACCTATGCATACACACTTGGCCTAGATGATCGCCAAGTTAAAGCTAGTGATAACGGCGAGCCATCTGGAACAGCCGGTGTACCCGAATTAAAGGCGTTACAATTGATGAAGCTAAAAAATGTAACAGTAGTAGTTACTCGGTATTTCGGTGGTATTAAGCTTGGCGCTGGCGGTTTAATTCGCGCATATTCTAACAGCGTCACTGAAGCAGTCAGCAACATTGGGGTTGTTAGACGAGTACTACAACAAGAATTAATTTTTCAAATTCCTTATAATCGTCTAGATGAAGTCAAACATTTTTTACAACAAAAAAATATTTACATTGCTAATATCAACTATGGTATCAACGTTGAAATACACCTTTTTACCGACATACCCGAGCAAGAAGCAGTAAAAAGCTTGCTAACTAACTTGCTGGCAGGTAAAATAAGCTTTACTCAAGGACAGAGTCGCTACAATGAAATTGATATCAATGAACATGATTACCATAACCAATAA
- a CDS encoding MraY family glycosyltransferase: MFKIIVELFFLVIIQVAITPFIRRLAFVLGAVDNPNARRINKKPMPTLGGLGIFVTFNIGVFVLLRDQFPTHEAFSVLLGSSVIVLTGIIDDIMELKPRQKMFGIFVGALVIYFLGGIKMNVVNLPFINKQIDLGWWSLPITIFWILALTNAVDLIDGLDGLADGVSMISLVTMGIVGYFFLHTRQLYIPIACFMLAACLLGFLPYNFHPAKMFLGDTGALYIGFMIAILSLKGLKNVTFISLLVPITILGVPITDTIYAMIRRKLNNRPVSQADKHHLHHQLMKMGLTHRQTVLSIYAISLSFSFISLLFLLSPLWGTLVLILGLLLALELFVESIGLLGEKYKPLLRLIQRIINSRNKNDPTVEVWHLGQEKPEQLKNKHEKKD; the protein is encoded by the coding sequence ATGTTTAAAATTATTGTCGAACTGTTCTTTTTAGTAATTATCCAAGTAGCAATCACTCCATTTATTAGGCGGCTAGCCTTCGTTTTAGGTGCGGTTGATAACCCTAATGCTAGGCGAATTAATAAGAAGCCAATGCCTACTTTAGGTGGATTAGGAATTTTTGTAACTTTTAATATTGGCGTCTTTGTTTTATTGCGAGATCAATTTCCTACTCATGAAGCTTTTAGCGTGCTGCTAGGTTCAAGTGTGATCGTTTTAACTGGCATTATTGATGATATTATGGAATTAAAGCCGCGTCAGAAAATGTTTGGCATTTTTGTTGGCGCTCTGGTTATTTACTTTTTAGGCGGTATTAAGATGAATGTCGTTAATTTACCGTTTATTAACAAGCAGATTGATCTAGGCTGGTGGAGTTTGCCGATCACGATTTTTTGGATTTTGGCGTTAACCAATGCTGTCGATTTAATTGATGGTTTAGATGGGTTAGCTGACGGGGTTTCAATGATTTCTTTAGTTACAATGGGAATTGTCGGTTACTTTTTCTTACATACACGCCAGTTGTATATCCCAATTGCCTGTTTTATGTTGGCTGCCTGTTTACTAGGATTTTTACCGTACAACTTTCATCCAGCTAAAATGTTTCTGGGGGATACTGGTGCATTGTATATCGGATTCATGATTGCCATATTGTCGCTTAAAGGATTAAAAAATGTCACTTTTATTTCTTTATTAGTGCCGATTACGATTCTTGGTGTACCAATCACTGATACGATCTATGCGATGATTCGGCGAAAGTTGAATAATCGACCAGTTTCACAAGCTGATAAACACCATTTGCACCATCAGTTGATGAAAATGGGGTTGACTCATCGTCAGACCGTCTTATCGATTTATGCAATTTCACTAAGTTTTTCATTTATCTCATTGTTGTTCCTGCTTTCACCGTTATGGGGTACCTTAGTTTTGATTCTTGGATTATTGCTGGCACTTGAACTCTTTGTTGAATCGATTGGGTTACTGGGAGAAAAATATAAACCGCTTTTGCGGTTAATTCAAAGAATAATTAATTCGCGTAATAAAAATGATCCGACAGTTGAAGTTTGGCACCTTGGACAAGAAAAACCAGAACAATTAAAAAACAAGCATGAAAAAAAAGATTAG
- the rny gene encoding ribonuclease Y, with protein sequence MTNTILIPVAVAIISILVGYGIGYAIRKNWWEKQTQNAQQDANHILSDAKAQVATAKAEVNAQKQAADALKQSAQNTKKEKILEAQEQIQDYRQKVEDELNVKRDAVARDRNRLKQREDTFNHKNSLLKEQENELNQQAKQLTKQSEQLKQQAQAADELIQKRQQKLYEVANLDEEQAKKLVLSHLSDKLVKEQAEMIKDSNEEVQAKADHYARQVIIDAIQSSSADTVAETTVSVVDLPNEEMKGRIIGREGRNIRSFEALTGVDLIIDDTPKVVTLSGFDAIRREIAKRAMEKLVKDGRIHPARIEETVDRARKEVNDDIYEAGESALMELSIHKMDPELVKILGRLKYRTSYGQNVLGHSIEVARLAGTMAAELGLNEKLAVRAGLLHDIGKAIDHDIEGSHVEIGVELARKYHESDVIVNAIAAHHGDVPKLSFIAELVVAADTLSSARPGARSESLENYIRRLTELEQIAKRYHGVKQAYAIQAGREIRVMVEPEKVSDDRITVLAHDIRNQVEKELDYPGNIKITVIREKRVVAVAK encoded by the coding sequence ATGACAAACACAATTTTGATTCCCGTCGCGGTTGCAATTATTTCAATTTTAGTTGGTTATGGCATTGGCTACGCAATTCGGAAGAATTGGTGGGAAAAGCAAACTCAAAATGCTCAACAAGATGCAAACCATATTTTAAGCGATGCAAAGGCGCAAGTAGCTACTGCCAAAGCAGAAGTTAATGCGCAAAAGCAGGCAGCAGATGCTCTCAAGCAAAGTGCTCAAAATACTAAAAAAGAAAAAATTCTTGAAGCTCAAGAACAAATTCAGGATTATCGACAAAAAGTTGAAGACGAGTTAAATGTTAAACGGGATGCTGTGGCGCGTGACCGTAACCGTCTGAAACAGCGTGAAGATACCTTCAACCACAAAAATTCTTTGTTGAAAGAGCAAGAAAATGAGCTCAATCAACAGGCAAAGCAACTAACTAAACAATCTGAGCAACTGAAACAACAGGCTCAGGCAGCAGATGAATTAATTCAAAAGAGACAGCAAAAGTTGTATGAAGTAGCCAATTTAGATGAAGAACAAGCTAAGAAGCTGGTGTTAAGCCATCTATCTGATAAGTTGGTTAAAGAGCAAGCAGAAATGATTAAGGATAGCAATGAGGAAGTCCAGGCTAAAGCTGATCATTATGCTCGTCAAGTAATTATTGATGCAATTCAAAGTAGTTCTGCAGATACAGTTGCTGAGACAACAGTATCTGTGGTTGATTTACCTAATGAAGAAATGAAAGGGCGAATTATTGGCCGTGAGGGGCGTAATATTCGTTCTTTTGAGGCTTTAACTGGTGTGGATTTAATTATTGATGATACACCCAAAGTTGTTACTTTAAGTGGTTTTGATGCGATTAGGCGCGAAATTGCTAAGAGAGCGATGGAAAAGTTAGTTAAGGATGGTCGAATTCATCCAGCTCGCATTGAAGAGACGGTTGATCGAGCACGTAAAGAAGTTAACGATGATATTTATGAAGCTGGAGAAAGCGCCTTAATGGAGCTCAGCATTCATAAAATGGATCCAGAATTAGTTAAAATTTTAGGTCGATTAAAATATCGGACGTCGTATGGTCAGAATGTTTTAGGGCATTCAATTGAAGTAGCAAGGCTAGCTGGCACTATGGCAGCTGAGCTTGGTTTGAATGAAAAATTAGCAGTCCGCGCGGGATTATTACACGATATTGGAAAAGCCATCGATCATGATATAGAGGGCTCACACGTTGAAATTGGCGTAGAGTTAGCCCGTAAGTATCACGAATCTGATGTAATTGTTAATGCAATTGCGGCACATCATGGTGATGTACCCAAATTATCATTTATTGCGGAACTTGTTGTAGCGGCTGATACGCTGTCTTCAGCGAGACCAGGAGCAAGAAGTGAAAGTTTAGAAAACTATATTAGAAGGTTAACTGAACTTGAGCAAATTGCTAAGAGATATCATGGTGTGAAACAAGCATATGCCATTCAGGCAGGCCGTGAAATTCGAGTAATGGTTGAACCTGAAAAGGTTTCGGATGATCGGATTACTGTTTTAGCACATGATATTCGTAATCAAGTTGAAAAAGAACTTGATTACCCGGGAAATATTAAAATTACCGTGATTCGTGAAAAACGAGTTGTTGCAGTTGCAAAATAA
- the recA gene encoding recombinase RecA produces the protein MAKDEKQTALDNALKKIEKNFGKGAVMRMGDKANTKISTIPTGSLALDAALGVGGYPRGRIIEAYGPESSGKTTVALHAVAEVQKRGGTAAYIDAENAMDPAYAEALGVDVDSLILSQPNTGEEGLQIADTLIASGAIDILVVDSVAALVPQAEIDGEMGDSHVGLQARLMSQALRKLSGNINKTKTIAIFINQIREKVGIMFGNPETTPGGRALKFYATIRLEIRRAEKIKQTGGDITGNRVKIKVVKNKVAPPFKVAEVDMMYGQGISQSGELLDMAAEKDIIAKAGSWYSYNNDRIGQGRENAKKYLEEHTDVYTEVEQKVRQAYGIDEDSIAEREDPEKVKAKTAKDETSVKEAAKSEETTKKSK, from the coding sequence TTGGCCAAAGATGAAAAACAGACTGCATTGGATAATGCACTCAAAAAGATTGAAAAAAATTTTGGTAAAGGTGCCGTAATGCGGATGGGTGATAAGGCGAATACCAAGATTTCGACTATCCCAACTGGTTCGTTAGCTCTTGATGCAGCTCTTGGTGTTGGAGGTTATCCACGCGGAAGGATAATTGAAGCATATGGTCCTGAGTCTTCAGGTAAGACAACAGTAGCTTTACATGCAGTTGCTGAAGTTCAAAAGCGCGGGGGTACTGCAGCTTATATTGATGCTGAAAATGCCATGGATCCAGCTTATGCTGAAGCTTTAGGGGTGGATGTTGATTCCTTGATTTTATCACAGCCTAATACTGGTGAAGAAGGACTCCAAATTGCTGATACTTTAATTGCTAGTGGGGCAATTGACATCTTAGTTGTCGACTCAGTTGCAGCACTAGTTCCGCAAGCCGAAATCGATGGAGAAATGGGCGATAGCCATGTTGGTTTGCAAGCTCGACTAATGAGTCAGGCCTTACGTAAACTTTCTGGTAATATTAACAAGACTAAGACTATTGCTATCTTTATTAACCAAATTCGTGAAAAAGTTGGTATTATGTTTGGTAATCCTGAAACCACACCAGGTGGTCGTGCATTAAAATTCTATGCTACTATTAGGTTAGAAATTAGACGAGCAGAAAAGATTAAGCAAACAGGCGGCGATATTACTGGTAATCGCGTTAAAATTAAAGTGGTTAAGAACAAGGTTGCTCCGCCGTTTAAAGTTGCTGAAGTTGACATGATGTATGGTCAAGGGATTTCTCAAAGTGGGGAGTTACTTGATATGGCAGCTGAAAAGGATATTATTGCTAAAGCTGGTTCATGGTATTCTTACAATAATGATCGAATAGGTCAGGGACGTGAAAATGCTAAGAAGTATTTAGAAGAGCATACTGATGTCTATACTGAAGTTGAACAAAAAGTAAGGCAAGCCTATGGAATTGATGAAGACTCAATTGCAGAACGTGAAGATCCTGAAAAGGTAAAAGCCAAAACTGCCAAAGATGAGACTTCTGTCAAGGAGGCTGCTAAGTCAGAAGAAACCACCAAAAAAAGCAAATAA
- a CDS encoding ABC transporter permease: MSHLNTFQQLLYYYNHNGMYVLEQFTRHFLVSIYGVLFAAIVGIPIGIFIARNHKLGNFVISVANVIQTIPSLALLSIIMIGMGLGVNTVIVTVFLYSLLPIIKNTYTGMRNVDRNIIDSGRGMGMTNWQILYMVKLPLSLSIILAGIRNALVLAIGITAIGAFVGAGGLGDIIIRGTNATNGSAIILAGAIPTALMAIISDTILNFLQKFLERKTTKK, from the coding sequence ATGTCACATTTAAATACTTTTCAGCAATTGCTGTATTATTATAATCACAATGGAATGTATGTTTTAGAACAATTTACCCGGCACTTTTTAGTGTCAATTTATGGGGTTTTGTTTGCGGCAATTGTGGGAATACCAATTGGTATTTTTATTGCACGCAATCATAAGTTAGGCAATTTTGTCATTAGTGTTGCTAACGTTATTCAAACTATTCCGTCATTGGCGCTACTTTCAATCATTATGATTGGCATGGGCTTGGGAGTTAATACGGTGATTGTCACAGTATTCTTGTATTCGCTATTACCAATTATTAAAAATACATATACTGGCATGCGAAATGTTGATCGTAATATCATTGATTCTGGACGCGGCATGGGTATGACTAATTGGCAAATTTTGTATATGGTCAAACTGCCATTGTCTCTATCGATTATTTTGGCTGGTATTCGAAATGCATTAGTTTTAGCAATCGGAATTACTGCGATTGGTGCCTTTGTTGGAGCTGGAGGTTTAGGTGATATTATTATTCGCGGAACTAATGCAACTAATGGTAGTGCAATTATTTTAGCAGGTGCGATTCCGACTGCATTAATGGCGATTATCTCTGATACTATTTTGAATTTCTTACAAAAATTTTTGGAAAGAAAAACAACGAAAAAATAA
- a CDS encoding osmoprotectant ABC transporter substrate-binding protein, which produces MLVTVFSSGCSLPGLGSAQGGADSVRIASLNTTESQVLANIISELVKHETNYQTEIVDNLGSAPLMHQALVRNDADIQAASYTGTELTTNLNLPPTKNAKKATQTVRREVKQRYDQTDFPSYGYENLFAFMVTQKDAKKYKLETVSDLSKVADKFKFGVDSNWINRKGDGYQAFQQYYHMSFAQAYPMQIGLVYSALASGKMNVVLGYSTDGRVDSYHLKQLKDNRHFFPPYEASMIVNNSLLRKHPELKPLLHRLDGKIDVHTMRSLNYQVDDQLLEPKVVAQKFLKKNNYFRGDK; this is translated from the coding sequence ATGCTGGTTACTGTATTTAGTAGTGGTTGTAGTTTACCTGGCCTGGGCTCGGCACAGGGTGGAGCAGACAGCGTTCGCATAGCTTCTTTGAATACTACTGAGTCACAGGTATTGGCCAACATCATTTCGGAATTAGTTAAACATGAAACCAATTACCAAACAGAAATTGTTGATAATTTAGGTTCTGCACCATTAATGCATCAGGCACTGGTGCGCAATGATGCGGATATTCAGGCTGCCTCTTATACTGGTACAGAGTTGACAACTAATTTGAATTTGCCACCAACTAAAAACGCTAAGAAAGCTACTCAAACTGTCAGGCGAGAAGTTAAGCAGCGTTATGATCAGACAGACTTTCCCTCATATGGCTATGAAAACCTGTTTGCTTTTATGGTAACCCAAAAGGATGCTAAAAAATATAAGTTAGAAACAGTCTCTGATCTTAGCAAAGTTGCGGATAAGTTTAAGTTTGGGGTAGATAGTAATTGGATTAATCGTAAAGGTGATGGCTATCAGGCTTTCCAGCAATATTATCATATGAGCTTTGCACAAGCATATCCGATGCAGATTGGGTTAGTGTATTCGGCCTTAGCTAGTGGAAAAATGAATGTTGTCTTAGGTTATTCAACTGATGGTCGTGTTGACAGTTATCACTTGAAGCAATTAAAAGATAATCGGCACTTTTTCCCACCATATGAAGCTTCAATGATTGTTAATAATTCGCTTTTGCGTAAGCATCCTGAATTAAAGCCATTGTTGCACCGACTTGATGGCAAGATTGATGTACATACAATGCGGAGTTTGAATTATCAGGTTGATGATCAGCTGCTGGAGCCCAAAGTTGTTGCCCAGAAGTTCTTAAAGAAAAATAATTATTTCCGAGGTGATAAATAA
- a CDS encoding ABC transporter permease, with translation MEAFLAQHGSELIEKTWEQIYLSAISLGLGVLVAVPLGVILSRFPKTANVVMNIASMLQTIPALALLALMLPIFGIGKLPSIVALFIYSLMPILRNTYIGMKGVDANVIDSAKGLGMTNFQSIMKVEVPLAMPVIMSGIRLSAIYVIAWSTLASYIGAGGLGDLIFNGLNLFQPDLIIGGTVPVILLAILTDYLLGKVEAKLTPATQKSN, from the coding sequence ATGGAAGCATTTTTGGCACAACATGGTTCTGAATTAATTGAAAAGACCTGGGAACAAATTTATCTTTCAGCTATTTCACTAGGCTTGGGTGTCCTAGTAGCTGTTCCTTTGGGAGTAATCCTTTCCCGTTTTCCAAAAACTGCTAATGTCGTGATGAATATTGCTAGTATGCTACAAACGATTCCTGCATTGGCTTTGCTTGCTTTGATGTTACCGATTTTTGGAATTGGGAAGCTGCCATCGATTGTCGCTTTGTTCATTTATAGTTTGATGCCCATCTTGCGTAATACATATATTGGTATGAAAGGCGTTGATGCTAATGTGATCGATTCAGCAAAGGGATTGGGAATGACCAACTTTCAATCGATTATGAAAGTTGAAGTTCCATTGGCAATGCCTGTAATCATGTCAGGAATTAGGTTGTCAGCAATTTATGTAATTGCGTGGTCAACGTTAGCATCCTATATTGGTGCAGGCGGACTAGGAGACTTAATCTTTAATGGCTTGAATCTGTTCCAGCCCGATTTAATCATTGGTGGGACTGTTCCAGTAATCTTACTGGCAATTTTGACAGATTATTTGCTTGGAAAGGTTGAGGCTAAATTAACCCCAGCAACCCAGAAGAGTAACTAA
- a CDS encoding ABC transporter ATP-binding protein encodes MTEEIPMVEFKDVTKLYPKTKKPAVENVNFKIKKGDFCCLIGTSGSGKTTLMRMINRMNTVTKGKILVKGKDVNSFNPVDLRRHIGYVIQNNGLMPHMTIRDNIVLVPKLLKWPKEKLDSEAERLIKLTELPESYLDRYPTELSGGQQQRIGVVRALAANQDLILMDEPFGALDPITRENLQDLVQKLQTKFGKTIVFVTHDMDEALKLATKIVVMDNGQMVQEGTPDEILQNPANDFVRNLIGEERLAEAQYDTVQVKDVMKPDPVKINIGASLREALKVMKQKHVDTLLVVDDSDHYKGIVPIEKLQQQYRISSSVSDIVNRQIHTIGPDEYLRDNFSRIMGRNVHYIPVVDDQGKLVGIVTRSSLVDAVYQTIWGDTSPLTQSQDQPESDTDSIKKASE; translated from the coding sequence ATGACAGAAGAAATTCCGATGGTTGAGTTTAAGGATGTAACAAAGTTATATCCTAAAACTAAAAAACCAGCTGTTGAAAACGTTAATTTTAAAATTAAAAAAGGCGATTTTTGCTGCTTAATTGGTACCTCTGGTTCTGGAAAAACTACGTTAATGCGGATGATTAACCGTATGAATACAGTAACCAAGGGAAAAATTCTAGTTAAAGGTAAAGATGTGAACAGTTTTAATCCGGTTGATTTACGTCGCCATATTGGTTACGTGATTCAAAATAACGGATTAATGCCACATATGACAATTCGAGACAACATTGTTTTGGTACCGAAATTATTAAAGTGGCCTAAAGAAAAGTTGGATTCTGAAGCGGAGCGATTAATCAAATTGACCGAACTACCAGAATCATATTTGGATAGATATCCTACTGAATTATCAGGTGGTCAACAACAAAGAATCGGGGTTGTCCGGGCACTTGCGGCTAATCAAGACTTGATTTTGATGGATGAGCCATTCGGTGCTTTAGATCCAATTACTCGAGAGAATTTACAAGATTTAGTCCAAAAATTGCAGACTAAGTTTGGTAAAACTATTGTATTTGTAACCCATGATATGGATGAAGCCTTGAAATTGGCCACTAAAATTGTAGTAATGGATAATGGACAGATGGTTCAAGAGGGTACACCAGATGAAATCTTGCAAAACCCTGCTAATGATTTTGTTAGGAATTTAATCGGTGAAGAACGACTAGCAGAAGCTCAATATGATACGGTGCAAGTTAAAGATGTTATGAAGCCAGATCCAGTTAAGATCAATATTGGTGCTAGCTTGCGTGAAGCCTTGAAAGTAATGAAGCAAAAACACGTTGATACATTACTAGTTGTTGATGATTCCGATCATTATAAGGGAATTGTCCCAATTGAAAAATTGCAGCAACAGTATCGAATTAGCTCCAGTGTTAGTGATATTGTCAATAGGCAAATTCATACCATTGGACCTGATGAATATTTGCGTGATAATTTCAGCCGAATTATGGGACGAAACGTGCACTACATTCCAGTAGTTGATGATCAAGGAAAGTTAGTTGGAATTGTAACTCGGTCTAGTTTAGTTGATGCTGTATATCAAACTATTTGGGGTGATACCTCGCCATTAACGCAATCGCAGGATCAACCGGAAAGTGATACTGATTCTATAAAGAAGGCGAGTGAATAA
- the pgsA gene encoding CDP-diacylglycerol--glycerol-3-phosphate 3-phosphatidyltransferase, with amino-acid sequence MNLPNKLTVFRIILIPVFVLVVMFGGDASVQVGNATVYWRLVIAAIIFAVASATDWFDGHIARSRNLVTNFGKFADPLADKMLTMTAFIMLVDLKLAPAWVVVIIVCRELAVTGLRLILAENKGQVMAAAMPGKIKTTCQMLSVIFLLIGNFYYIGTILLYIALIFTIYSGWDYFHSSWSVFKGSM; translated from the coding sequence ATGAATTTGCCTAATAAATTAACGGTATTTAGAATAATTTTGATTCCAGTCTTTGTGCTGGTAGTAATGTTTGGTGGAGATGCGAGCGTTCAAGTTGGCAATGCAACGGTTTACTGGAGATTAGTCATTGCCGCGATAATTTTTGCCGTTGCTTCAGCAACTGACTGGTTTGATGGTCATATTGCTCGTTCACGTAATTTGGTTACTAATTTTGGCAAGTTTGCGGATCCGTTAGCTGATAAGATGTTGACGATGACTGCTTTCATTATGCTAGTTGATCTAAAATTGGCTCCGGCATGGGTAGTAGTGATTATAGTTTGTCGTGAACTTGCGGTTACAGGTTTGCGTTTAATACTAGCAGAGAATAAGGGTCAAGTAATGGCAGCGGCGATGCCAGGTAAAATTAAGACTACTTGTCAAATGTTATCAGTTATTTTTCTATTAATCGGTAACTTTTATTATATTGGTACAATTTTGTTATACATTGCATTAATCTTCACTATTTATTCAGGTTGGGATTATTTCCATAGTTCATGGAGTGTATTTAAAGGTTCAATGTAA
- a CDS encoding helix-turn-helix domain-containing protein, with protein MADIGEKLRSAREAKGLSIADIEKATKIQSRYLTAIEQDEFDKLPGDFYVRAFIRQYAQVVGLDGKELLSEYHQDIPKAEPDEYVEDSIDNKSEEVRKTTDNKKKIWQDYLPRIIIGLGIVVVILVCYVVYAHFSSNKQTDTTDNDVAVSSTNNAKPKKKKRAKRNSVKIKEIATNQFQVTGLKKNRNLVVRAGQQSVTVTITIDGANQGSQTLVADQKRTLELSPSANNVVVTLSNAADATITIGGKKVPFTKQEGSMSLTFILGKARQSKPSQSNDTNNNYQHNNTTDSNQHQTNRNNRQQNQTQSQNQPAHNNNQSNNNQQGQTGQQNNNQSNNTEHSNQNSGTNGTNNSSTTNNDNGNN; from the coding sequence ATGGCAGATATCGGAGAGAAATTACGCAGCGCCAGAGAAGCAAAAGGACTTTCAATTGCAGATATTGAAAAGGCAACGAAGATTCAGAGTAGATATCTGACGGCAATTGAGCAAGATGAGTTTGATAAATTGCCCGGTGATTTTTATGTTCGGGCCTTTATTAGGCAATACGCTCAAGTTGTAGGCCTAGATGGTAAAGAATTATTAAGCGAATACCATCAAGACATACCTAAAGCGGAACCTGATGAGTACGTTGAAGATTCAATTGATAATAAAAGTGAAGAAGTTCGTAAAACAACTGATAATAAGAAGAAAATTTGGCAGGATTATTTACCACGAATCATTATTGGTTTAGGAATTGTAGTAGTGATATTAGTTTGTTACGTAGTGTATGCACACTTTTCTTCAAATAAGCAAACTGACACCACTGACAATGATGTGGCGGTATCTTCAACTAATAATGCTAAGCCTAAGAAAAAGAAACGGGCTAAGCGAAATTCAGTTAAGATTAAAGAAATTGCTACTAATCAATTTCAAGTTACTGGTTTAAAGAAGAATCGTAACTTGGTTGTTCGTGCTGGTCAGCAAAGTGTTACTGTGACTATTACGATTGACGGTGCTAATCAAGGTTCGCAAACGTTAGTTGCTGATCAAAAGCGAACACTAGAATTATCCCCAAGTGCCAATAATGTAGTAGTTACTTTAAGCAATGCTGCCGATGCGACAATTACAATTGGAGGTAAAAAAGTTCCGTTTACCAAACAAGAAGGTAGTATGTCATTGACGTTCATCTTAGGTAAAGCTAGACAGTCTAAACCAAGTCAGTCTAATGATACAAATAATAATTATCAGCATAATAATACAACTGATTCTAACCAACATCAGACTAATCGCAATAATAGGCAACAGAATCAAACTCAAAGCCAAAATCAACCTGCTCATAATAATAATCAGTCTAACAATAATCAACAAGGTCAGACTGGTCAACAGAATAACAACCAATCAAATAATACTGAGCATAGCAATCAAAATAGTGGCACGAATGGTACGAATAATTCATCTACTACTAATAATGACAACGGAAATAACTAG
- a CDS encoding SDR family oxidoreductase, which translates to MQRAIVFGGTGGIGQAICRDLAAAGWSLYVHCNDQWQLACELCENLTQHYSSQDFIPIKFDFLTNNENLSAFVKQLLPVNALVFAQGITDYQFVGKQKLATIDKLMQLNLQLPIKLTALFEPILVKQDYSRIVYLGSVYGKQGSALEAVYSATKAGLSGFAQAYAREVASAQLTVNVIAPGAVDTPMNAMFDPATMDEVQAEIPAGRLATGDDIAFWVTNLLDERSDYLTGQTIYVSGGWLV; encoded by the coding sequence ATGCAGCGAGCAATTGTATTCGGTGGTACTGGCGGAATTGGACAAGCAATTTGTCGGGACTTGGCAGCTGCTGGTTGGTCATTATATGTTCATTGTAATGACCAGTGGCAGTTGGCGTGTGAATTATGTGAAAACTTGACGCAGCATTACTCTTCGCAAGATTTTATTCCGATTAAGTTTGACTTTTTAACTAATAATGAAAACTTGTCGGCTTTTGTAAAGCAGTTATTGCCAGTCAATGCACTTGTTTTTGCACAGGGAATAACTGATTATCAATTTGTTGGCAAGCAAAAGCTAGCAACTATTGATAAGTTAATGCAACTTAATTTACAACTGCCTATCAAGTTGACAGCTTTGTTTGAACCAATTTTGGTTAAACAGGATTATAGTCGAATAGTTTATCTGGGATCAGTATATGGCAAGCAAGGCAGTGCTCTTGAAGCAGTATACAGTGCTACTAAGGCTGGGTTAAGTGGCTTTGCTCAAGCATATGCGCGTGAAGTCGCTTCGGCTCAATTAACCGTTAATGTAATTGCACCAGGAGCAGTAGATACACCAATGAATGCAATGTTTGATCCAGCTACAATGGATGAAGTGCAAGCAGAGATTCCTGCTGGACGTTTAGCTACAGGTGATGATATTGCCTTTTGGGTAACTAATCTACTTGATGAGCGTTCTGATTATCTAACTGGGCAGACAATTTATGTCAGTGGTGGCTGGTTAGTTTAA